In the Sulfobacillus thermosulfidooxidans DSM 9293 genome, GAAATATTTTTAACTGGGGAATTCTTGGCGTGATTATCCCCTTTATTGGAATTTGGGGCATTGACCGAATCTTGGGCTTATTTGGATTGGCGTAAAGGAGATGCGTGTGATGAAATGGTTGCGACCGATTGTTGGCGTGACATTGGGAACCTGGTTACTGGTAGGATTAGGATATCCACTGGTGATGACTGGAATAAGTCAGATTCTCTTTCCTTATCAGGCCAATGGTTCTCAAATTCGGGTGAATGGCCAAGTGGTGGCATCGCAGCATGTGGGGCAGTATTTTAATCAACCACAATATTTTTGGGGCAGGCCATCGGCGACCACGCCGCCCTATAATCCGGAAGCTTCTAGCCCCAGTAATTTAGGTCCCACCAATAAATTACTCGTGGAACATGTCAAGGCACGCATCAAGGCCTTGCAAGCGAGTATTCCGGGGCTTAAAGTGTCTCAAATTCCGATTAGTTTGGTCGAGAGCTCAGGGTCCGGATTAGACCCCGATATTACAGTCCAGTCCGCTCTCATTCAAATTCCACGGGTGGCCAAAGCCACAGGATTGAGTGAAGGATTTTTGACCCGACTGGTCGATCAACATGTTCTGGGACCCCAGTTCGGCATTTTCGGAAAAGATCGGGTTAATGTCGTGGAATTAAATTTAGCAGTTTACGAAGCATTGCACCCTCATCAGTCCAGTTAGCTGTAACCGGTGAACAAGACAAAGCGGCTAGAGGTTGATCTAGCCGCTTTGTCTTGAACCTGGTATGCGCTTATGGACGCTCTACCGGGTGCCCTCCACCGAGCCACAATGACATTCCACCGACGACATTGGCCACGTTGTAACCTTGTTGTGACATCCACGCGGCAACAGATGAGCTTCGACCACCCGATGCGCAAACGATAGCATAAGTCTTGTCTTTATCGAGTTCATTGATACGATTTTGAATTTGACCCATGGGAATGTGCAAGGCTCCGGGAATCTTGCCCGTACGCAATTCGTAGGCTTCACG is a window encoding:
- the kdpC gene encoding potassium-transporting ATPase subunit KdpC translates to MKWLRPIVGVTLGTWLLVGLGYPLVMTGISQILFPYQANGSQIRVNGQVVASQHVGQYFNQPQYFWGRPSATTPPYNPEASSPSNLGPTNKLLVEHVKARIKALQASIPGLKVSQIPISLVESSGSGLDPDITVQSALIQIPRVAKATGLSEGFLTRLVDQHVLGPQFGIFGKDRVNVVELNLAVYEALHPHQSS